The DNA region TCAAAATTGATCAAACTAGGTCAAAACTTGTAGAATCAACATCAGTGAAAATCCTTGCTATTGAAATAGCTAGAATCAGTTTTGAACAATCATGTTATAAAATTTTCTACAATATATCCataaaaatgttattttttatttaagagAAATACATTTTATTCAAATAAAGTCTAATATAGAGTTAGAATGCTTCCACATATATATACAAATGGATTATCAACTTTTATAGGACTATGGGCGAGCCCTTGAGTTGACTTGGCCCAAGGTCTAGCCCAAGAGGTGAGAATGCTCATCAGGGACGCCAATGGAGAGCGGAGGCAAGAGGCTCTCAAGGAGACCAAGAGGCGTTAATATGTGGTAGAAACATGCACTTAGCGATTTAGGAAATACCCGCCTATGAGCAAGAATAGATCTTGTATGGACTCTTGGGTCGAGAAACTAGACCCATGAGTCCACTAGGGATAGATTAGCTAGGGTCCTGATTACTTTCTATAAAAGGGAATTAGGGAAGGTTTAACCTTGTAAGGATAATTTTTTTGGACTATTATGCATTAGGCGGCTAGGTTATTATAAGACCTTACATTTGTTAGAGTTTTGGGCCTTGATACGTCCTTATTATTCTCTGTACGTGAATAATAATACgtcaataaattatttaatgtgatatgtaatattaattaaaaattatatttaacttTTTGTTGAATAAACAACAGTATAACCATGATTAAATTATTGAACTGGGAACCAGTATTTTCATTGATTTTGTGCTCGATCTGGTTTTTATAATATTACTACTACCTTAGTCTTAATAAGCCAGAATTAGAAGAAAAATGTCATCCAGATTttcaagaaaataaattttctaGGTAAAtgaattttgaattaaatatgACAATTCACTTCAAATAACTTATACACGTAAGTCTAGTCTAGTGATTCTTTTTAGGGTGAAGGTGCATTAAAGAATTGCTGTTTACTGTTTATATCATATAGAGATCCTTGGAATGAATCCTAGTTGGAGATTACTGAAACTAAGCCTAATTTCAACCTTTCATTCAAGTAGGCACGTTCTTCTTCATGGTCCAGAAAAGTAAGGGAGGTTATTTACACACTTATGTTTCCTCACtattgttaattttttcttGAATGAGAGAAAACGAAAATAAAGACACTGtctttgggatttttttttttaaatgaagtaCATATATGAAATATGTCACGAGAAAGACTTTGTTTAATCATATATCAACAGTTTAGCACGCAAATTCTTAGCCTACCATATTATTTCATTTGCAAAAATTCATAGGTTGGAAATTTTTTCATCATTAACCCAATCAACAACTATACTAGATTTCTCTGAATGAGTTACGAAATGGTAGTCTACCCTACAATCACCTAAAGAGAATAATAGGGTAAAACattatcaaaaaataaatatattcctGCAAACATCGATGGGtagataaaagaaaaattgagatGGACCCATATGATGAATAATTTAAAACCGGCCGTAACAATGCCATAAATACTAGGTGACGTGTCTCTTAAATTTATGGCTATAATTAACTTGGTAGCTCTTTCTTGTCGCCTGGTTTAAAATTCTACCATGGTTGTAATAACATGAAAAGACACTGAAATCCCTCCATTTTCGTGGGAAAATAACTCATACACACTCAAATTTCACTTCCAACCTAAGGGAAATAAAAATAGTGAGAGATATTATAATGATGTGATCGAAAAATCAAgagaaatatatattaaaaaaaagtttgtgtAAATATATCAAGATCAAAATCTACCATTTCACCCTTCTATCCATATCCAATAACATATTGGcatattgcactcatgcataagAAGATAATTTGTTCAAGTGATTCTTTTTAATCTTCTAAGTATATCTAGgatttcagttttaaattaaaGATGGTTGAATAAAATTATGCTCACTAAAATGTAGATGTTTCAAGctataatagtttttttttcgaTGAAGGGTGGGTTGATTAGAAACCCGATGCAACAAAAAGCAAAAGCAAACTATAACCCTTGCAATAGACAGGAAAACAATGGACATATCCATCCACAAAGAATTTGAATTCATTAGCACTcactttttatatatatttttttatcatatcattttttctctctcatattAAGATAAACAAAATGTTTCACTTGATATTATTATGTGACATGTGAGGATCTTAATCTTTCATCATTTCTTCCATTTTGTTCCATTCTTTTTTTGCATTCTTAGTTGTGAGTGGAATTAAGGACGAATaccaaattataaaaaatatggcTTAAATACCCTTTTGAACCttaaaattgtaaagggaatcaaattgaGTCTCAAAAAAAATTTCGTATCAAATTGAGtcccaaaaatatatattttaaatcaaattaagtcattttaCTCAATTTTGACCAGTCAACGATCTagtggcaagcctagtcagcCGAGGATGACCACGTGGACTTTTTCAcattaattttagtcccttgaaaaatgttttgatcaattttagtccttgttcttccaccttgaaaaatatttttttgttacctCTGATTTTCTAGGTTTTGGAAGAATAAGATGAATATGAtgaacatatagtttttttagggttttgaaattgtaggtttaaggatttgagttatggaggaaggggaagaaggtggaagttgaagaagatgaaggtggaaaaacagaaactaaaattgattaaaatatttttaagggactaaaattgatgtgaaaaagtctATGTGGTCATCTTCGGCTGACTAGGCTTGTCACTAGACCGTTGACCGTTCAAAATTGAGTCAAAagacttaattagattaaaaaaacaaatttaggaacccaatttgatgcggAAATTTTACAGGGATTaagtttgattccctttacaatttcaaggaccaaaagagtatttaagccaaaaaataTTGTCATCTAAACATTCGTATTTAACGGACATCTTTTAGACATATACATTACTAGTGGTTTTTACCAGGTAGGGTGGGTAGCTCAAACTGGTGAATAACCAAAGTTCAAATACTGACGagaaataatttatattaatctACTAACAATTTATCttagtttataaaaaaaaactagtaatTTTTACCTGCACACGCTGCTGAGTGTTTTGGCCATAAAAATCGCAACTATTACATATATCGATAGTATGTAAATTAAAGGTAAAAATTGGATGTTTACAAATGAATAATGTTTCATTCACACCTCTCTGAAATGGAGAGCGGtaaaatgaggagagagataagaagaaaagaaaaagtaaaagagaaagtatgagatgacataaatgataagaggaaatagatagaaataaaaaaatgtgtaaattaagtgtttaaaaaatgaggtatgtatatatcattattggtTTACAAATACTCACCGAAGTTTTATTGACCCACAAGTACCACAGATAATAGAGTTGGAGGTGAAGGGTAGTTTTGGAATGATAGTCCACAGAAACCCACTGTTAAAATAGTTTATTGTCCCATTTATGTCGCTGaccttttcttctcttctctatGCCCATCTCTTCATTTACGAAACCCTTTGTCCTTTctttctctcactctctctctctttcccccacacagttttcttcttcttctcttcatttTCTATATAAATAAGAGGAGAAGCTACTGCAGTCTTTAGCTAGCGTTCCTTCCACTTAATTCTAAATGGGAAGATCACAATGTTGCGACAAGGTTGGTTTAAAGAAAGGACCGTGGACTCCAGAGGAAGATCAGAAGCTTTTAGCTTACATTGAAGAGCATGGCCATGGAAGCTGGCGTGCTTTGCCTGCAAAAGCTGGtaagtttttcttttaatttcttttcctTGATAGATAATATATTTGCAGTGTAGAATCCATGAGTGTTATATATAAACTGAAACTCCTCATATGTTATTGTATAGGACTTCAAAGGTGTGGCAAGAGTTGTAGACTGAGATGGACCAATTATCTTAGACCTGATATTAAGAGAGGGAAGTTCAGTTTGCAAGAAGagcaaaccatcattcaactccATGCCCTCTTAGGGAACAGGTTTGGTATATACATTCATTTCTTAGATTTTCTTGAATTACAATGTGAACACCTATGTGTGTTTGTGAGTGTATATCTCCTATACAATTTTgttccacttttttttttgaattttaaatgacAAGAATTATGACACCTCATTTCAACTTGATATTTTGTATTTTCAGCACTTAAAATATAAATCATTAAATTTTCTGTGTGGTAGCaattatttcttttcttttccaattCCCTTCCAGTGCAGTGTGTCTTAAATGCAATGTCACCTCAATTTCTTCCCCCAATTCCAATCTATCTCCAACAAATAATTTGAATTGTGCTTCTGCCATTTTCATTACACCATTTACTTCCCTCCCTGACATCCAAGTTCACTCAAGGTGAATCTTTAATTGCAAAAGGATATATTATTGTCTATCTCCTGGTTCTACCCAAAGCAATAAAAAGAAATGGCCAATGCATGTGATTTCTAATGCCTTAAGACATTACAGAAATTAACTATGAATTTTTCATCTAGCTAGGGTTTGCATTGACATTTTATGTTGTGTTAAcacaattattaaaataaaattcacaTAAGATAATCCTAATCCGTGTTGTGTGTCGTACTCAGGTGGTCAGCTATAGCCACACACTTACCAAAGAGAACAGACAACGAGATCAAGAACTATTGGAACACACATCTCAAGAAAAGGTTAACTAAAATGGGAATTGATCCGGTGACCCACAAGCCCAAGAATGACGCACTTCTCTCCAGCGACGGCCAGTCCAAAACCGCCGCTAACCTCTCCCACATGGCTCAGTGGGAGAGTGCTCGCCTTGAAGCAGAAGCAAGACTTGTTAGGGAATCAAAACTTCGTTCACATTCGCTCCAAAACCACCACCTTGGAAGTTCTCATCATCATGTTTTTGCATCTTCATCTTCTGCTTCAACTAATTCAGCCCCAATCCCAAACAACACCAACAAATTAGAAGCACCACCACTGCCGCCGTCGCAGCCGCAATTAACATCATCAACATCTTTtccctcatcatcatcatcacgtTCCCTTGAGGCCATTAAGTCTTGGAACAATGGAGGGTGGTTATTAAAAGCTAACAACAATGAAGGAAATGGTGGCACTAATATTAATGACCTTGAGTCTCCTACCTCAACCCTATCTTTCTCTGAGAATAACAATGTGCAACCAATCATGACTGTTGGATCAGCAACAGAAAACAATAGCACTGCAGTGGCTATGATTGAGTTTGTGGGCACTAATTCAGGTTCTTCTGAGACAGGAGGAGGAGTTgtgaaagaagaaggtgagcaGTGGAAAGGTTATCATGAGAGTTCAATGACTTTCACTTCTGGATTTCATGAGTTCATGGAAGGTGTTGTTGGAGATGATGTTGTTGAAGAAGGGTTCACCAATCTTCTACTTAAAACAAACTCCGATGACTCGGAAGGCGGCGGAGAATCTAACAATGGTGGTCGTGGGAGTGGCAGTGATTTCTATGAAGCTGATAACAATAACTACTGGAGCAGCATTCTTAATTTAGTGAACTCTTCACCATCAGATTCTCCAATGTTCTGATCAGAGCAATTAAATCTTGTGTAAGTATGGACATGGTGTCTATAGAGTCTAGACACAACTAATTGAAAATTCAAGATGCATTAAGAAAAAAATCTTCAGATTATTTTAATGTTATCttgaattttttaattagtGTGACAACTAGACACTTCACTTGTACAAGAACTGTTTATGCCATGGTTAGCTAGTGAGTGTGAGTGATCATGATATATGTATTTATATAGGATAGTTCTCAAATTCAAACTGCAGTCAAAGGCTATTGATTTTATTTCCCATTGCCATAATAAGCGAACTGCTCAGATAGACTATGTTGAATTTCCATAGTGTTTTTAACAGAGACTTTGGTTGCTTCCACCATCAAATGTTGATATCGATTTGTTTGGATTTGACTTGATTAGCTTCTATGTCTAAAgtctgtttttctttttatgagcTGGAGACATGTTTCTTGACAGTAGATAGTGTGTGAAAGAAGACAAGTGGGTTTGGATTGTAGTGGTTAAGTACTTTGTTATTACTTAAGCAAGTGATTGAGTATTTAACTTATAACTCTTAAccaatggaaaaaaaaactcattaatCAATCTTTTACGGATAGGCAAgcgaaaaattaaaatagtctCGCGTTATTATTTGTGGAGATACTTTGACTTATACTAGAAAAAAATTTCTGTGGGAGAAAATTGAATGACTGTTTCGCTTTAAGTAATTTTCGGTGTTCAAACTGTATACAGAAAAAGTCAAAAATCCAATGAAGGAAACATTTACTATGAACTTTATAACTGTTGGTTCTATATAGTATCATTATAACTCCTTTCAAGATATTATCAACAAAAACTTGTTATATATAGAAAAATGGTTTGTATGAATTGATTCCCATGATCGCAAGTTGGACCACGCTCTTTCGTAACAGGTAGGCTGATTTACCTTCCAGCTAATTAGGGATATACATTGGACCAAGTTAGTTACCTTTTTTCTGTAACTTCAAAGGATGAGGTTAATTTGGATAGTAACTAACTCACCTCCCATGTGACATGTATCCCAGCACTTTAATGGCCTCGATCATGTTGTCAAATCTCAACTTGATATATATCAAATTATCGTAAAAGAATTTGTTAGAAGTGTCACATTGGCTAAAAATATGGTTAAATAAGTGTTTATGAAGGTATAGCAAACTTCAACTAGTTTTTGGATTGAGTTAGGTCTCACTAATTTTAATATGAAGCagacctcaactcttgagctaattaacttttgggttgagttaaaCTCCTAAATTTTAATATGGTATTAGAATTTATCATAAATTCATTTGTTGTGCAGACCTCTCATATTTAGGTCACTTGTTAATGTTCATTCCACCCTTCAAATGTCCAGCCTTGGACGTGAGGAAGTGTATTAAAAGCCTCATGTTGGTTAAAAATATGGTcaaataagtgtttataaaaGTTAGAACAAATCTCAACTTTTGAGCTAGTTTTTTTAGTTAACTTTTGAGTTGATTTAAGACTCGTTATACTAATAGAATTTACTATATCGAAGATCCGTTAATATGGAGTTCAAAAGAGATGGCTTGATCAGAGAAAGTTTGAGGAACTAATTTAGAGCTTTGGGAAGTCATATTAAAACAAGTGATCATGACCGTAACAAGGCTCCCAGTTTGGATGAGTttaatctaaaattttaagagTTTTGTGGGACAATTAGTTAAGACTTGCTGAATTTCTTTAGAGAGTTTCACGAAATATGCAAGTTTCCTAAGGGGAGGATTTGCTTTAGTTCCAAAAGTAAATAGTCTAAGAAGTTTCAATGATTTTAGATCAATTAGCTTAATTGTGAGATTTTAGACCAAACAGTTTTTAAATATAGTTTTCAAAACCAACAATCAAACAAACCATCAATTTGTGCCTTGGAGGTGAGTTGTGCCAATTCGGTACATTCTTAGGCAATTAATTTCCCAGTCAGCTGAAAATGCATGTTCTTAGTTGCTATGTGAGCGTACTTGGCTTTTGGGAACTCACTTGGAAACAACTCCTAGGCCTCTAGAACCTCTCAAGGTAGTCAATAACTGGATTGCCAGCCTTTTgttagcaagagagagagagagagagagagagagagagagagagagagagagagagagagattgattGGGGCTGTGTTAATAGGAGAAGTTTAAAGGGAAACTGAGTACCCCTTAGGCTTGCACctaattaaaaaatatcttCAACTTAATTTTATACCAAACTTCGTCATCATTCTCATCATCAAAGGTGTTCCTAAGTTCTGTTTATACAAAGAGAGCAGTTTAAGGTTCTAAAGGACTCATGATCATGAGTGCCCTGCAAACAGGGTTATATGGATGTGATGATTACATGCAGAACAATGGACTTGTTCTGTTCAAGATTCGCATTCTCTTTTCCTCTTACATTTAGCATAATGTATATCCACATCAAAATTTATTATATGTATAAACTTTATTAGCAATGCTTAATATAAATGATCAAGCGAAAGAGGTGGTTAACATTtcatttcaaaaacaaaaataaaaacagagtATACAAGTACAGATATATCACTCATGAAGAATTGAAGATCATGAGAAAAATGGCACTGCCATGTTAACTAATATGTCATGCATGGGATGTGATTTGTAGATGATGAGCACATCACATTGACATGACAACATCAATTTATTTAACATCAATTTATTTGACCTTAATTAAGTACTTAACTTTTTTACCAAAGAAATTATATATTTGAAATTGTCTAATTAATACACTTCttttgctgataaaaaaaaattgtaacttTAGCAGTATTATCAGTAAAGTGTATGAAAGTATATTGCACATTATTTACACTGAAAAAATGCCAGgggtgatatatatatatatatatatatatatatatatatatatatatatatataaatggagGCACGTTTTGGTAGTGTGATTAAAATAATTTGGCAAAGGCAGGGATTGCTGTATTTAATTTTGCCTGATTTGCTGTCCTACGAAGTAATTGCCAATATGGTCCCCATCTTTTTTTGATTCCTTTGTCTACTGAATGGTGAGTGCAATTGGCCTTTACTTTTGGAAAATTGCATATAATTGCCAATATGAAATAATCCACATGGACTAGTAACTTTGATATAGATGGCATCATGGCAGAgaaataaaacattttttttctacttGTATCCTCCCACAAAAACAATTATGTTCAAACCAAAGATACCTACATCGTTAGAGTTTCGTTAGCTAACTCTGTTATGAgatttttttcattcacaaaagTTGAATTTGAGATAATATTTAAGAAGAATCAAATATGTACTTATTGAATCAATCACTCATAATGATAGAGAAATAAACTAATGGTGCACTATTTTAATTTCTTGGGGTAAAGCTTGTAAGCTTGCCTAAGTACATGTTCTACCTTTGTACCTTGCTGTTAGTATATATGAAAACATAATTCATCACAAGCTTTACCTGTCTTAGATTGCTCAAGGACTGTTTATGACTATGTAAGATTTCCATCTTGTGATTTTATCCATGTTAGGAGGTAATGTAATGGTGTTGCGGATGCTCTTGCTAAGAAGACATATttctttgaaattttatgtttagGCAGAGGATCATCCTCTTGCTACCTCTATTCTTTACTGATGCAGTGATGCATGTACCTTTTTTTATGAAATCGATTTTAACCgggaaaaaagagaaagaattgCTCATTCCAAATTGACAATTGTGAGGTATCgaaattttaaagaaaaaactcTAAAACTTTTCCACAAAAGTATAATAAAGgtcaaacaaaattaattaactaTTAGGATTACCTTATACTTCTCTCCGGAggcatttttcttttcatattaaTGGACCCATATAAGTGGGCTAGCTTAAAATATTTAGACAACAATGCGTGGGCTGgcagaaaaatatttttgtaatttagATTGCATATTAGGAAAGAGGAATATGAAATTGAGAAACATCACTGACAAATCCACATTTTTCCAAAATGCCTTACGTTACGTTCCATCTCAAAGTATTCTATTGCTTCATTCAATTAACCCGACGAGGTGGGAGATTTTTTAAACTATACATATAATGATTTTCactagaaaaataaagagaggATAATTGCCTTTGTACACTATTTTCAAGATTTTGGGTGTATATAAAATTATGTGATCTTTTATATGAATATTAAATCATTTTGAATATATAGAGAGAAATATAATACAACTTCGTTGAATAACATTCCAACCGGCAAGAGAAAACTCACCTCCACCTCTTATACTATATGTTATGATATATTAAATGTGATAAGTGTCACAATGGAAGATAATGACAACTTTGACCAATTTATAAGTGAGATAAGTCATAGACTTAATGTCTTAAGATTTTGAATGAAATAtagtatatatgtttttttttatataagtaaAGATAGTATATATGTGATTCGCTCTTTAGCCTAATATCATTGATATCCTATGCAGTTTTAATCATCGAATATCTCCTTTAGCTGAATAAATTTTGGCCTCTGCTTAGCATTGGGAGATTTAAGAAGGAAGCACACCCTGAATCCTGTCAGATGAATCTAAATACTAATGGTGTTGAGTTTTGTTAGTTTATGCACTAACTTGTTGagttttgttatattttaactACATATTTCATATGAGTCAAAAAAAAGCCTTCTATCTGAACTACCATATACGTAGTAAAAGTTTAACAATATTCTCTTTAATTTGGAAATTAAACCTGTAAGTTTATATAGCAgtccattttcaaaaaaaaaaagttcatatAGCAGTGTTCACTCATCCATGCACATGCATCATGAAAACATTcatgtatattttattttttatatgagGTTCAAAATAAAAGCAACTTCAATTCCGTGCTGGGTCAAATTCACTGCAGATGTGGTGAAATCTTGGCCACAACACATGATCACAGCTCATCACTATGCtcattttaatttctttctaTCTTGAGGGTTGTCAATGTTCATTTATTTTACGGTGTTATGAATGCACATGGGTGTGGAATGACTATGACTATGACTAACCATGCGTGCTTATTTATTGTGAGGCTCCATTTGATGAAATATATTGAATGTGGGTTACACaacaaaaggaaaactatacaactcCTCTATTTGACTTTGAAGTTTTCATGTGTTGAATTGGTGGTGGTTGGTCCCGAATCTGTAATCGATCTCAATCTAATCTCTTTCTGTGCGACGACAAGCATAATCGGTTCTCTTCCTTATAATATGAGGCAGGAAAATTTCAAtttgttgtgttttttatttaatttgataTCTAGTATCTTgtataaaaaattgaatcatATACGAATTTGGGACTTAATTGGACCTAAAATTTAACTCAACATTGTTCTATTTTAAGTCCATATGAATCTTCCAACACTATATAACGTTCAAGGGTAGACAAATTGAATCATATATCTTGTCTAAAAACTATATAGCTAGAAACTCACTTTTGTCATTTAGAGCGTGAAGTTTGTAGCATTAGATATCTGTGGGCAACTgataaatgttatttttatgTATATTTAGATAACATTTTAGGCGCTTATCTTACATGTATACTTACGTTATTGATTATATTATCTGCAACACATTTGATTTAGAGCTCGTTTGGTACGTCGTTTAGGCATGGTAATATAAggttatacaatacattataaaTTTATTCATTAAGGACCCTTTTGGTTTACTGTAtcgtataaggcctgatagtataagacttgATAGTATTatgcctgatagtattaggtctgataaaaaatttaatactatacagtACTATGTTTGTTCACGCACTGTATAACTTATCAtttcgtttaaattaatataaacttatatttcgtgaaatattgaatattggtaattattataaaaatgacGCTAGTGGTAATGAGTGATatagatggtggtggtggcagccgaGGTGGCTGTGACAATGGTAGTGACATTGGCGATGACAGTGAGGATGTTGagtggtggcggcagtggttgtggtggtgggtaGTTGCGGTAGCTAGTGGTGGTGCTGATGACGATGGCGGTGGAGattagaggaggaggaggtgttggtggtggtagAGGGTGGTGATTGTACTGGTGGTAGATGGTGTTAGTGGAGAATATTGTGGTGGTGACAATGTTGTAGGGTGGTGGTAGTGTAGGAAGGTGATGGTAATgattgtggtggcggtggtggagggatgtgattgtggcggtggtggtgggtcATGGTAGTAtgtagtggtggtggcgatgacaATGACAATTgaggcgatggtggtggtggtggtgatgttggaaggtggtggtggcagtggtggtgggtggtggcggtgatcgCAGAGGCGATAATGAAGACGACAATGATGATGGTGATTGTTGTGGAGGCGGTGGCAGTGGTATTGaaaatggagggtggtggtggcaacaacGGTACATAATGGTAGTGGTGAAGGGTGGTTGTAGAGAGAGCTGTAACTTTTTTCTCATTTATAGCAACAACTTTTGCCACATAAATTAAGAGAGGGAATCAAGTTCAAGTTTTGATTATTTTTTGGTCTTGACAAATATATTTCTATAACCGGTAGTTATGAGATTGATCTTTTAGTATACGGTCAACACACTAAATTATAGGGGCTAGTCaatgaatattttttattcacaaaaattaaaaattatactcTCAAAATG from Lotus japonicus ecotype B-129 chromosome 2, LjGifu_v1.2 includes:
- the LOC130739387 gene encoding transcription factor MYB16-like produces the protein MGRSQCCDKVGLKKGPWTPEEDQKLLAYIEEHGHGSWRALPAKAGLQRCGKSCRLRWTNYLRPDIKRGKFSLQEEQTIIQLHALLGNRWSAIATHLPKRTDNEIKNYWNTHLKKRLTKMGIDPVTHKPKNDALLSSDGQSKTAANLSHMAQWESARLEAEARLVRESKLRSHSLQNHHLGSSHHHVFASSSSASTNSAPIPNNTNKLEAPPLPPSQPQLTSSTSFPSSSSSRSLEAIKSWNNGGWLLKANNNEGNGGTNINDLESPTSTLSFSENNNVQPIMTVGSATENNSTAVAMIEFVGTNSGSSETGGGVVKEEGEQWKGYHESSMTFTSGFHEFMEGVVGDDVVEEGFTNLLLKTNSDDSEGGGESNNGGRGSGSDFYEADNNNYWSSILNLVNSSPSDSPMF